Sequence from the Muntiacus reevesi chromosome 9, mMunRee1.1, whole genome shotgun sequence genome:
ACCATTTCCAGgccaaaatatatacacacacttcccATATTGTATCCCTATGCATTTTAAATTCAGTTACCAATAGCTACATTCTTTTTCCCTCAAgatcaggaaagagaaaatgctAAGTATTGCAGTTATAGAATTCTGGTTTCATTGTCAGACTTTGTTTGAATTCTGGCTTCATGACTTATTTTGTGAACTTGgacaaattttattattattttcttttgcttttcatttatttatcttaatatgATACTGCAATAGTTATAGTATTAAATTCATGgtatatttgtatgaaaatagATATTACACATTATTACATAACAAATATACTAAGCACaattattattaaatacattCCTGGAAAGTTTTGCTTCCATTAATAGTTTGCAATAATCAAATCTCTAAAGAAAATCTCACTCTctttcccatctctctctctctgtttctcctgCTCATACATACCTATACATGGGTAACATATATGGCGTTAATATTActtaataaagaataaaagaatataaaatctaaGATGCAGCCTCTATCTTCCATTGCCAGATAGATGGATTTGTGTACCATCCTCAGAATGAAGTATTCCCAGTAAGCATGCACAAACACGGGTTGATCCCGTAGCGTTTGGGCTTACCTGCTCCGTGGCtgctgggatcttcctggatcagggatcagcCCACGTTTCCTGCGCTGGCCTTCTTCAcaatggaccgccagggaagtcctttgtccAGCGTGAGTCTTCCTCAGGGGAAAGCAGAAGCACACGcaaactcatttccattcattcacacacacatcatgGGCAACATTTCAAAGCTATTTGCATGTAAACAAATTGGGATTTGGATTAAATTATAGTAATATCATTGTGTCTGTAATGCAAAACTTAACCTCTCTAAAGAATTTAAGCTCTTACTTAATGTTTCTATTTGGGTGAGCTAAAAGTAATTCTTTTTGTCTCTAAGACCATTTCACCATTTATTGGAAAACTCTTGGTATTCCAAATTAGTTGCTGATTactaatcaatttttaaatgtaatttaaagcTTTTAAGGCATGCCAGCAGCCACGGAGCAGTTAAGCCCAGAcgctacaactattgagcctgtgctctagaggctgGGGGCCGCAACTCGTGAGCCCATGTGCTGAAACCTCTGAAGTCCACACACCCTAGAATCTGCGCTgggctacaagagaagccaccacaatgaaaagcccatgaACCGCAACTAGAGGTCAGCCTTCCCAAATAGAAGTTCCCTCCACTGTCCACAGCTAGAGCAAagcctcacagcaatgaagatccagcacattcaacaataaatatataaacataatcaAAATAATACTGGACAAAGAGaaatgtttgttctctatacATCATTCTCCTTTTACATCTACATCTATATAGATAAATTATGCATTTTGTGATGATTTAAATGTGTGAGTGACATTTCAGTGGCTATATGTTTCTGTGTCAAGATATcagattatttgtttatttctttgcttatatCAGAAGACATAGAAACATTACAGATGTCCAAGTTGTAAAGCTGTTGCCTCATCATTGTACTAGATGAAATGAGCTATAAGAGAGAAGCCAAACTATGTTTACACTATTAAGCCAGGTTGTGTCTTTACTAACAAAAAATAGACCACCCAAATAGTCCCTCTTTcaagtaaaaagaaattaatatttaatatcatgCTTAGGTCAAAAATGTGCACAATAATCTACATGAATATTAATTTAATTTGTGGGGAGAAATCTGAAGCTTTGTACTTGCAAAATGACACATTCACTAATTCTATCTACTTCTCAGTTAGAATGACGGAACTTGGGCGGGGGTACATGACACGTGCACAGTTGGATCCTGTTGACCTTGGAGTTGAAACACAGCAGCTATTAGAATCAGTAGAAGAGAGACACGCTGTTGTATTTCTTAAATACAGAAATACTGGAAAAGAATTACATATCatagtctttttattttcaaaacaaaggtCTCTGAACAGATCCACCTTTCACATTGAAAAAGACATTAAATATCAGGCTTAAGTTTCTCAACTACCCAGTGATGTTATTATAATTTGAACAAAATTCCCAGTTTATTTCTGTGCAAAGAGCTTTGAAATGTTGCCCAAAATGCACGTGCGAGTGAGCAGAAATGAGTTCACATGTGCTTCTCCTTTCccctcaggaaaataaaaaccattagcaagaccACTATCTCTATGAAGTTACATTAGAGAACTGAATGAAATATGTTGTTATTTCTTCTACCTCAGATTATaatctaaataaacaaatagataagTATTTCCTAAATTCATCACTACATTTTTTACTAAGAAAAACAAATCCTTTTATTCTAACAAAGGATGTAAGCAATGTCAACACATATACCTGTGAACTTGGGCTGAAATAATCTTCTCTACTAATGTAGATAATTAATATAGAAATTAATCTCTATTAATTTTAGCTAAGCTTGACTACTTGTATCAATAAGAGAGAAAATTCaatttttccttctgaattttaattttttcttgcttttcgtAAGGGGTAAAGTTCTTACTTTTCGTGAATTCTCTAAAGCTGTGTACTAAGCAATAATCTTTGACAAACGAATATGGATGAAATGCAGAGAACAAAAGTAACACAACtttactttattaaaaatgttttgctgATGACTTTGTTCAAGGCCTCTTTCACATccttgttcctcagactgtagatcacggggttcagcatggggatcACCGTGGTGTAAACCACGGCCCCCACCTTCCCCTGCCCCACAGACTCCTCCGGGGGACGTCTGAGATACAGGAAAATGAGGGTTCCGTAGAATATGACGACGGCGGTCAGATGGGACCCACAGGTGGAAAAGGCCTTGCGCCTCCCTTCCGCCGAGCTCATCCGGAGAATGGCAATGAGGATGAACAGGTAAGATAAGATAACCACAGTCAGAGAATATACGAAGTTAATGCCGGCGAGTGTGAGCATTGTATGTTCTTTTACAAAGGTTCCAGCACAGGCCATTTTGATGAGGGGTGGGTCTGCACAGTAGAAGTGGTTGATCTCAATCTTCCCACAGAAGGACAAGCCATAGGCCCATAACGTTGCTGCCAGACTAGTCAGAAAACCATACACGTAAGGGAAGGAAATCAGTCGGATGCAGACAATCCTTGACATTCTGCTGCCATACAGCAAAGGGCTCCCGATGGCCATGCACCTGTCAAAGGCCATCGCAGCAAGAATAAATATCTCTACATGGACGAGAGCAATAAAGAAGAAGCACTGTACCAGACAGCCAGCGTAAGAAATCGTTTTTGTCTCGGATAACAGGTTTTCCAGCATTTTAGGAGTGACATTGGAGGAAAACCACACATCAACAAATGACAAATGACTCAGAAAAAAGTACATGGGGCTGCTGAGTTGTGGACTGACCTTAATTAGCAGGATCATGCCGATATTACCCACCACGGTGACCACGTAGACCAGCAGGAAAA
This genomic interval carries:
- the LOC136175042 gene encoding olfactory receptor 5M3-like, translated to MLSLTDVTEFILLGLTSCREWQALFFVIFLLVYVVTVVGNIGMILLIKVSPQLSSPMYFFLSHLSFVDVWFSSNVTPKMLENLLSETKTISYAGCLVQCFFFIALVHVEIFILAAMAFDRCMAIGSPLLYGSRMSRIVCIRLISFPYVYGFLTSLAATLWAYGLSFCGKIEINHFYCADPPLIKMACAGTFVKEHTMLTLAGINFVYSLTVVILSYLFILIAILRMSSAEGRRKAFSTCGSHLTAVVIFYGTLIFLYLRRPPEESVGQGKVGAVVYTTVIPMLNPVIYSLRNKDVKEALNKVISKTFLIK